A stretch of Lathyrus oleraceus cultivar Zhongwan6 chromosome 6, CAAS_Psat_ZW6_1.0, whole genome shotgun sequence DNA encodes these proteins:
- the LOC127096983 gene encoding uncharacterized protein LOC127096983, giving the protein MADTIVTTDQSSTSSLNPTRIICHVCQKQFSQYTCPRCNSRYCSLPCYKSHSLRCIESFMKENVVQELQQMQPDEQTKHKMLEILKRFHSEEEMDNMDEDSFEDSTLSEETIEKILSGQEISFDDLSLEEKKQFQRAVACGELSKMITPWDPWWSKHSARSIRLSKEGTQLVQPLSEQESLDDTESNKSSEVPLGPEVPLSPLNRLSSKEPSPLLTVHLVDILYSYCFTLRLYNGDWRSDPIGSAMVVLSVSSVLGQGGQPETVLEALTHCLEQVCSPAYRHMGGLQFGLGVIDDVISLLSLGGAAMVCALCDMRRLIQEGEKEAKSEKPRKFRRNETKSAIKQAERKIYFIMCWVHEQPKEAWSSLAAIVTTQKTLAMKFQGSNKAEKLNRAETRGKCLIEEIE; this is encoded by the exons ATGGCAGATACTATAGTTACAACTGACCAATCTTCTACTTCCTCGCTAAACCCTACCCGAATAATATGTCATGT ATGTCAGAAGCAATTTTCCCAATACACATGTCCACGATGCAATTCACGCTACTGCTCCCTCCCATGTTATAAA TCTCACAGTCTTCGTTGTATTGAATCCTTCATGAAAGAAAACGTAGTTCAAGAGCTCCAGCAAATGCAACCTGATGAACAAACCAAACATAAAATGTTGGAGATACTGAAGAGATTTCATTCAGAAGAGGAAATGGATAACATGGATGAGGATT CTTTTGAAGATTCAACTTTGTCTGAGGAGACGATTGAAAAAATACTGTCAG GACAAGAAATCAGTTTTGATGATTTATCTCTTGAAGAGAAGAAACAATTTCAAAGAGCTGTTGCTTGTGGGGAATTAAGCAAGATGATCACACCATGGGATCCATGGTGGTCAAAGCATTCTGCCAGAAGTATCCGCCTTAGTAAGGAAGGAACTCAACTTGTTCAACCTCTTTCAGAGCAGGAATCTCTTGATGACACTGAAAGTAACAAATCAAGTGAAGTTCCTCTCGGCCCTGAAGTTCCGCTATCTCCTCTAAATAGGCTTAGTTCCAAGGAACCATCACCCCTTTTAACTGTTCACTTAGTTGATATTTTATACAGCTACTGCTTTACTCTTCGCCTCTACAACGGAGATTGGAGGTCAGATCCCATAGGGTCAGCCATGGTTGTATTGAGTGTGTCCTCAGTTTTGGGTCAAGGTGGGCAGCCAGAGACTGTACTGGAAGCCCTCACACACTGCTTGGAGCAAGTATGCTCTCCAGCTTACAGACACATGGGGGGACTGCAATTCGGTTTAGGTGTTATTGATGATGTGATCAGTTTACTTTCATTAGGAGGCGCTGCTATGGTGTGTGCCCTTTGCGATATGCGTCGGTTGATTCAAGAAGGAGAAAAGGAGGCCAAATCAGAAAAGCCAAGAAAGTTTAGGAGGAATGAGACTAAAAGTGCTATTAAGCAGGCAGAAAGGAAAATATATTTCATCATGTGTTGGGTCCATGAGCAGCCAAAGGAAGCTTGGTCTTCTTTAGCAGCCATTGTTACGACACAAAAAACATTGGCCATGAAATTTCAGGGGAGTAACAAGGCTGAAAAATTGAATAGAGCAGAAACCAGAGGCAAATGTTTAATTGAGGAGATCGAATGA